The Belonocnema kinseyi isolate 2016_QV_RU_SX_M_011 chromosome 1, B_treatae_v1, whole genome shotgun sequence genomic interval AGCCTAATGGAAATTAGAGATACTAAATACGAGGGGGACCTGAAAGTAATGGGAATTGGGTTGCGGCGCGGAGCAAGAGTGGGGAAACTCATTCTTCGACCAGGTGGCCTTTAGGAAGGCATCTTCTGATTAAGTGTACAAAGCTCTGTCGCTTCGAGTACATCGGTTCATCCGTGAGAATTTTTGTAGTGAAACAACTTTTTCCATTTCACCGAAAATGTGATGGCCAAATGCCGAGAGCAACGCGCAGCTGTGAAATTTGGTTTCTTGTTGGGGAAATCTGCCGCGGAAACTATTGTAATGCTTAAGACTGCTTATGGGGATGCTGCCCTATGTAAAAGCAGAGTCTACGAGTggttttcaagttttgaaaatggaGAAATGTCAATTGAAGACCAACTCCGTTCAGGAGTTTTATCCGAAGATGTCCACATGGGAAGAGTTGAAGCCAAATTTGTCCCTCGTCTTCTCACAGGCGAGCAAAGGGAGCGTCGACTTCAGGCATTATTTGAGCCCTCTCCGCTCTCTTCGTAAagcagtttttggccaaaaacggCATGACACCAATTGTCCAGCCAGATTGTTCCTCAGATTGAAAAGGGACATGAAAGGAAAGCGTTTTGCCACT includes:
- the LOC117181443 gene encoding protein GVQW3-like, producing MAKCREQRAAVKFGFLLGKSAAETIVMLKTAYGDAALCKSRVYEWFSSFENGEMSIEDQLRSGVLSEDVHMGRVEAKFVPRLLTGEQRERRLQALFEPSPLSS